The Myripristis murdjan chromosome 17, fMyrMur1.1, whole genome shotgun sequence DNA segment TTTTGTATGTCCTGACAAGaaaaatattcattatttttttcatatttattcatatccATATTCATGATCCACATTCACAATCCATAGTTAGAAATAGGGAATAAATACAGATactttttcaaaagaaaaaaaacccaatgtaataaatacattagtcataacaacacaaataaagttgatttatttatttatttatttttagtcagATCAAAGAAAACCACACAGTGAACAGCCTGGCTCACGTAGGCCGACTGTATGTTGCAATATCACATCACTGGTGCTGGACCAGATTTCTTGGGTTGAAATGCctgtgaaaggcgtctgaatgcaaaaatgaaatgaaactgttcTTCGTTTTGCCAAGGGCTCCCCTGGAGGGGCCTCAAGGGCCCCTTCCAGCAGAGTCGTGGAGTTAAACTTTAAAACTTCCAACCTTAAAGTCTTTGAATATATACAAGCTTTCCCGAGAGAAAAGCTGGCTGGAGCGTGTGGCTGGTGGAGCATGGGGCTGGCAGTCACATGGCCTTGTAGCAAACAGAGGGGCCCAGATGGCTGTGAGGGGGGATCAGAGGGCTTTGGTGGGTAGAGAGGGAACGATTGAAAGATAGAGTTGACAAAATGGGCTTTTCTGTTCTCCCAAACCATCTGTGGAGTGCTGtaatctctctttcactttttttatttatcgtTTGTGTCTGTAATCCTCTCTACAATTTCTTTTTGTgcttttcctttgtttcttttccttcctttctgttaaattttaaaatattcatataaGAAGCACGTTACTTCAGTGATGTACTTGACCACCTCAAATAATCTTTTCTGGAGCCAGAAAATAAGTAGCTTTTGCTTAAACAATCCATGTGATCCTCACACTTAGCCGTCACATCCACATATCCACACACTCAGGGGAGAAAATGATAGAGTTAAGCTTCTAGATCTTGTAGAAGTTTTAGTTCTTGAAGAGTTAAGAGAGTTAAGAATGAAAATCCAGTATATCTgtgaacaaaatgagaaaaaactcacaaaattagcaaaaaaaaaaaaaaaagactggaggATACACAATTTTTTTAATGGCAAGAAAGCCATATTTATAATTACTAAAATTTTATattgaaattaattaaatttgaagaaaatttaaaataacattacCCCAAAATATATAACCaataatgatgacgatgatgatgttgatgatgatgagtgttataattattattattattgctaaaCTTGTTTTCCTGGGTCTCATTGGAGACTTTTTGTGTCCTGTGGTCTAAATGCTGACACAAATACAATTACGAGGGAAACGTGCCTGCTGGGATCTGGGGGGAATGTCACACTGACAGATGCTGAATGTGGGACAAAATGTTGGGTACTGGCAGCCTCAGTACAAAAATATTGTTATCAATATCAGCTTTCAAAAACTCACACTGGTTGAACCTTAGAGGTTTCTGGTGTACCACACAGCAAGGATTATTTGGAAAACcatgtcttgtttgtttttttgtttttacagctgTTAAGCAacataatgttcattttttccatatGGAAGTCGTCACTGTAGTTATCTTTCTGCCAGCTTTCTTCATTTCTGTACATGCCCAAATAAGTTAGTCCTCCACCCTTTTCTTCTCCCCATTATAGCAAGTATTCATCGTGTGCTTCCCTCAGTCCCCAACCAGGAAACTTTCACCTGCAATCCAGTGGAGATAATTAGGGCCGTAATTATATGACTTTACAACAGCAGAACGCATAGAAAAAGTTCTGTTGTGTTCACTCGAATCTCACTGGAAAGACCTCTTCAGCAAAAATGCTTTAGCAGGTGGTACGACTGGATACCAGGCATTTTATTATACAGCATGACGAGTGTGAGCTGTTTCAACAGAACTTCTCACAGCATTTTGCTTGCAAGATTTGGGTGTAAAAGTTTATTCATCAGGGACTACAGGCAGCACACTTAAGTACTTACCACCATTCATTCACTCCCACCAGACAAATTTAAGTTTGAAGGATAACCAGATTGAGGTCATAGTTTTATTAAAGAGCGTACATGGCTCACAATAACCCGATTTCCCCAAAAGTTAGCAACCTGTTCTAATCCCAGGTCATCAAATACTGACACTTTGTCCCGCACCTTCAACGTCTGATACTGACAAACCATTTGGTGTCTATATAAGACGCACCGGGTTTTCATACTGTTGACACATGTCAGTGTCAcaaggttagatttaggcaacaaaaccaggGAAAGGCaccaaaatggtctcactaTATGAAAACTGTCCTCTAGGCCCGCCATCCACCCCAAACTCCCCAACATTCCCTCTCTTTCTACTATGTCATGTCACCTGACTTCCTCCCCTGTGCCTCCTGTGTCTTTAGCATCGATGTGAGACACCAAAGAGGCGTGACAAAGcatactattttatttttttatccttcTGCCAGGGAGTCCCGGCTAAGAAGGTAtcaaaagttaaaagttacacataaaaaaattttcatttacacaaaacaagaaaaagaaagatgtgtGCAGCAGGCGACATTTATTCGGCACCACAACATAAGAGCAAGAAAATGGAGGGACTTTGTGCTTAGGAGAGATGTCGGTTCTCCCATTCCCATAAACTGTCCTTTCTACTTGGTAAAACTGCCagaagagagatgaaaaaatgCATAAGGATCAAATTATTGCTGTATCATGCCCATATTGTGTGCATCTATCTTCTTTGATATGGAAACAAAGCTGGTCAGCACATAGGAAAGAGCACTTGTTTGTCATGAGTGGGTGGTGAGTTGCTTGATGATCACATGATAACTTGTCCATGGCAGAAAACAAAACGAGGGATCCAAGACTTTGTAAAACTGAGTGTGCCATAGGGAATCAGGCTTTAGTTTAGTGTGAAAACactatttcatattttaaagtgatagtttaggttctttccattatttttggtatttgctgctccatgcgTGTGTAACACATCCACCAATTTTGGTGCATTAACTCCTTCCTTGTTGCAAGAGGGAGAGCCTCACCAGAAGTGCACTGCTCCAACATAGATGaagtacagggtgacccaaaaaaacgggaactttttaacaatccaataaaaccaagagtgatggaagaaaaatattttattcatagtaattgaaacctgaaaacatgccatttaagaaacaatgatggaattttcattttttaaaaattgtgctgccacttgctcatgtctgccaatacgcacttcaaagattcccattttttttgggtcaccctgtagaTACAGACTGCAAAACAACACTATTCTGAATTCAtttcaccaaacttgctacatgATAATTTTCATAGTCTGAGCATTGCCTTAATCTAATTCTAACTGAATTATTAGTGTGAATCTAAATGCAGTGAATGGTACAATGATCAGCAGCATGTTGGCAACAATCATACTGATACACATGATAGATGAATATGATGATAATGAAAACAGtcatgatgatttttatttttccagacatGCTCATTGGAGTGCCAGGGTGGGTTGGACACCCGGAAGCTCCGCCTCTGCCGGGACATCCTTCTGGATGAGGAGAACCTCATCTCTCTTGATGACATCCCCACTGGCCAGCAGCAGGAGCAAGAAGTGGCGGGGGGCGTGGCCACCAACGAGGAAGAAGCGACATCACCAGAGCACCAGCTGGCCAAGAAATACGGTGGCTTCATGAAGCGCTACGGCGGCTTCATGTCTCgacgctcctcctcctcccccccacaGGGGGCACTGGAGGATTCTGGGaaccaggaagaggaagagaatgtTCGCCTGGAGATCTTAAAGATCCTCAATGCCGAGGCGGAGCATGGGGGCAGTCAGGGCGGCGAGGCGGTGAAGCGGTATGGGGGGTTCATGCGTCGGGCTGGAGGTGAGGCGGAGGGCGACCTGCTGGAGGCCGTGCTGGGGCGAGGGCTGAAAAAGCGCTATGGGGGGTTCATGAGGCGCGTGGGCCGGCCTGAATGGCTGGTGGACGACAGCAAGAGCGGGGGGGTTCTGAAACGAGCCTGGGAAGATGGCAGCGAGCTACAGAAGAGGTATGGAGGGTTCATGGACTAGGTTACCACGGTTACGACCTCTCCCAGCCCTCTGCCCACGTCCCCACCTCCCAAAGCCAATCACCTTGTAGTCTGGACTTGTCGGTCTCGCATAAAATCACATCAATCAATCACATTCCGTCATCTGGCTTTGTATAACGTGCTGCTGGCTGCTTCACTGGTTCAACTGGTCCTGTGATTATATCAAAGTTATAATGTGTTTTATGGCTGAAAATTTTggtctgttttactgtttttcatgacaatattatttattaaaagaaCCTGTTGATCAATGTGTGTCAGCAGAGTGTGTGATTTTCCTGAAACAACACTACTATTCTGCCTGTAGTGGTGTGTGCCCATGTTTTCTGCCCTTGTGGGACCATTGGTTGGTATTTAGAGTATCTCACAATCACTCCAAGGCATCATTCTGAACGTTTAAAACAGGGTCTAAAACAGGGTGTCGACtcaattgtttattttttgtccattttaatGCTAGACAGAATGAAATACATGCCAAAATATATATCACATCCAcactgtgtatctgctggttgcagcttcactgaagctccatcacacttcTACTGAGTGAAATGTTCAAACTCAagttgccattgttttatggcagcAAAGTCACATTTTATACACTTTCCCCTGGAAATGCGCATGTTAAATATCTTTTAAAACCTTAGGATGTCTGCTACAACTTAAAACAGGTTGATGGGCTTGGACAGAGCTCGGCCCCAAAACAATGACAAGCCCACCGatggcagaggcagagctgaagaggtGGAAACAGCTGGACACCTGTAAAACAGTGCACCCAAAAAATCACAACATGTCAAATACTGGATTTATGGCACAAAATGCCACATTTGATTACATAAAGATTTTTAAGGTCTTGAGTTCAGATAATATCATTTTGgagattttaagactttttttggTAGACCTGCAGGCACCCGATAAACTATTTTCCCAGCTCTGAGTTGGATATGAAAGGAAGTTATGAAGGTTCCTCCACATACTTGTAAGTTATGAATATTACTTCTCTTTTGACAGCGCAGGACATCACAGTGTCACAACACTCTGAGCTGCtgaaatgatgataattataatTGGTATTTttggtaaataaataacaccAATTTAGGCTGATTCAGCACTGTACCTTGTGTTTACTGTGTAAGTACGCTGTAGGCTTAGACAGGGGCGTCATGCCAGCCAAAAATTTGGGGACAATTTGGGGACAATTAGAGCAGATGGCATgaactctggaaaaaaacagaatgacgTATACGTATATGTATCCATATACGTATATGTCATTCTTGAATACGTATACGTATATATTCAAAGACTTTAAGGTTGGAAGTTTTAAACCTTCATTATGTCTGTTttagcagctcagctcactgcTATGAGAATCACACAGCTCTGTGTACCTGTAGTAAGCCTTCTATCTTACAAAGCACACTGTCTCAAATGCATTTAAGTGTGTCACTAATGGCATTCCATTTTTACACGTTAGAATTTGGGACTGATGCTATACTAACTAACTGGTGGGGCATGTGCCCCAGTTTGAATGGGCGTGACGCCTCTGGGCTTAGACTCCTACTACTTGCATTCCCCAGAGCAGCCAGAGATGGATGGCCTGTGCTAGTTtacaaagaagagaaagaataCTGCAGCCTAAAAATAAAGAGACATCACAAATGATGAGGCATTAAAGGAGTAATTTTGTCCATGTTCATAAACTACAGAGCTGATAGTTCCGTGCGTAAGGCAAACATTTCCCAGGGGACTATTTTCAGTGGAGAGACTGTTTGACACCACCTAATTCCAAGACACCAGAGCTCAACAGGGCCGCTGCTTTTAAGAAACTAATGTGAACAActtcattatggtgatggaatgctggtgtgaagaaagtctctgaaagttcatttttcacATCTTAGTGGAATGAACTGAAACAAATGGGTGgataaaaggtaagaaaaatgatatcagagatTTACTTGCATTTAGAATAGAATCACAGGAACATGAAGTAAATACACTCTGTAGATAATATGCTCTTTAATGTCTGGTTTTCAATTATGTTTAATAACTTTGATAACTTTAATAACCTAACTGTGGCTGATGACTGACAGGTTTTGGGATTCCAATATCAGTGTGTAAAATAGGCTCAGAAAACTGATGTGAAATACGGTAATCCAATGAACTGGTGATAAAGTCTGGTCATGTACAAACATTTTAAGGTAACATCCTGTAcatgaatgattgaatgaatgaatgattgtgtatgtgtatgtgtgtgtgtgtgtgtgtgtgtgtgtgagtcatgcCATGAGCTCCATGGCCCAGCAAACACAGTATTATAAGACACATCTTAACAAATTAAATTCGACTTCCAGCATTTGGCTCTCAGAGAGCAAGCAGTTAAGTTAATAAACTATCATTGCTTACCATACACACACCATTGATTACCTGTAGAGCACATTACTTCATCAAAATCATGATGGTTCTTGATCGTATCAATCAACagacaatacaaaacaaaatataactcACTTTCAATATCTTGACAATCACATAATTGACAAGATCTTGTTCATCGGTACTGAAATAATGTCCAGTTTCCAGATGCAAAGGAAAGATACTGCACTCCAGCTGGGCCAAAATAgatctttccctctttcataaAATTACATTCCCCATAATTTTCACTACGAAACAATTGTTTCATCAACCACTATGTTTCAATTTTTGGTTTATTCCAAATTTCAACATGCCATCTCCcttgaaaactaaaaaaaaaaaatcttttatttctCCAATATCAAACTTGCCACTATCCATACTCACTAATCTCTTTAACATACCTTAAATTTTAAGTCACACCTTTAAGAATGTAAGCGATAATGTTTTTCCATCAAACACATCCTCCCATGTCTTAAAACAGCTTAGATATATCTCTCCACCTTGGACTCATTAAGTATGCAAATAAGTATGCAAATAGTCCCCACCCACcccctgcctgctggcacaccaGCTTGTAACTTGTATCATAATTGATAATCTATCCttatgaagattttttttttccctctcagtgtATCTCTAATTTACCTTAACCTTGGACACATCAAACAGCCATTTTGACTTAGTGTTTTTTAATACCAAGCAATTtgatgatatgcaaagcagcacCCCGTTGGCTGTGTGATTTGTGATGTTCCAAAATCTAGCTCCAGTTAATCTAACTAATTTGTCTTGGGTTACATCTGAATCTCAGACTTTAGAGGAGTGCACAAACACCTCCCCCTTCAgtagaggagtgtgaaaacacctctctagtgacaaactgTACAGATACAACTCAGTAGCATCACAGTCCGACAATTTAGGGGATATAAACATAAgaacaacacatttttgagtaGAGGGGGTCTTCAAAGGTCCAGTAAGAGGTTAGGAAATGCATGTAGACAGTGGAAGGTTTGCATAAGTATCATAATacaaacatctgtgtgtgtaatctgtacTCAGTTTGGCACTCAGAGGACTCATGACTTTGAGTCAAACCTCACACTGTGGTGTATTTTAATTGtatctcagtcatttttaagtaGATTCTGAAGTAGATTCTTTTAAGTATAATTAAACCCAGCCAACTCTTGTTTGAACAGAGAGGGCCCATCAAATGTGAGCGGGCCTGTTACATCAGCATCTATTGAATTCTAAATCACCACCTATCTCTCAGCCAAAGGAGGCACTTTTGTATCCCTAAAATGATTGGATACATAAAATCAATACTGTAAGCAATAACAGTGAATGTCCATTCATGCTGAAAAGGTGAAGCAAGTTAAAGTAAAATGGGAAGTGCCATGTAAATCAATACAACCATTTATATATCCCAGTGGTTTCCTCGGGCTGTTTTTCTCGGTGAGGCGGAGAAGCCAGTGAAACAACATTTGGACCATCTGATGCTAAAACTCTCCATTCACTCCAGTGCTGATGAAATGAACAACTCTTGGCAGGTTTGGCTGCCTCATTTGCTTCAGTGGTACAAACTTGTGAAATGTTACATTTCAGACATCAAAGTCCATCAGTCTACACTGAAAATAACAAGGATTCTTTAAAAAGCACTCAGCCTGGGAAATATTTTCTGTCCTTGTGCATGTTTTCTGGCTGGATGATCTTTATGATAACTGTATTCCAGAGGTGCTAACATGGTCATTGCTTCCCACACAGGGGCAGGGTGAAGGGGAACCTCTTGGCCTCATTCACTACTATGTGACTGGAAGGACTGACAGGAAGAGAAGAAATCAATGGCACAGACATAACCAAGAATAAACAGACAAGACTGCTCCTTAACTGTATTTGTAGGAAATGAAAAATTTGCTCTAACAACAGGGCCcttatttttttgtgctggCTGCTGCCTATTTAACTGTATACAATAGAGCCTGAATATAGTAGAACTGACATTGCTCTGTCTTTCTTAGTAATTTAGCTGGTACAGAGTAGAATGGCAATTATGCCTACAATGGTAACAAGTCAGCAGGGCTGTAAAGTGCGTAACACTTACTTGGGAACTGTGCAAATATGTTGAACTGTGGCTGTGGCCTGTAAGCAGAGAATTAAGGCCTTTGTACACTCTAGTCCGTATtttctgtatgtatttttttaatctgtcatcCAGTAAAAATTGATACTCAAAGTAAACTTGCACACTGAGtcagatgtgtttttatgttttattctgtAGCAAAATTTGCAAtacaagacaaaaagaaaacactgaatccaTCCAATCCTGAGAAGACATCAAAAGCAGCGATCCAAATTGTGACACTAGGTGCTAGTTCTCCTGAAAAATGTGTTCTAGGTAAACACTGTTGAAACTGAATGGGTTGATTTCAATTTCTATGGTGATCAGCCTTGCAGCTGGATCAGCGGGTCCTCAGGCCACAGcctcaaaacactgcaacataCAGACAAGATCCTGGtcagcagctgtcctgggaTCAGTCTCTTTATCCCATCTTTCTGCagaactgagtgtgtgttttcatgcggTGACAGAGATCCAAGTTGTGTGTAATGGCTGAGCTGCCTCAGTCCCTCGTTTGTGCATACAGTGTTTACACCTTCCTGAGTGTCCATTAAATTATTCCATCAATTTCATAAGCTCCttgtgaaaaaacacagaaaatcaaaccTGTTCCAAAAGCTTTGATGTCAGAgttggtgtgtaaatgtgattGACACAGTGTGagcttgtatttatttttaaacatgcgACAATTTCAGAcgaaaaaaatgcagatttggTGTGCAAAGGCTTTTATGCTCCAGTTTATGGATTTTCTAAACTCTGAAAACTTTGGATCAAATTTTCAATTCACAACCGACTGTCGTAAAACTCCAAATATTTTAATTCCACAGTTGATTTCTTGCCTCAAAagatattaaaaatgaatttaatgatGAAACAGCATACATCAATAGTCAAAAACTTACTGTTGTTGTCCTATTtatcagctgctctctgctcctccccTCAATGCTGAGATGAATTGGGGGATATGTTGGGTCGTGAAGGAACCACCAGCTGTGTCCTCCAAATTCAGCTAAAAGAAGGCCGTATTTCTCTGTCACATTTCAAGGAGCCTTTGAAATAGGATAGCCTAGATGCACCACTGTGACATAATCAGTCTTAAGATGCAGCCTTGGAAGGCTGCAGCCCTGGAATTGGGGCACAGCTGAggaacacaccaacacacacacttagcagGGTTTAATTGGATGTTGAGGTATCTGACCCCAGTATCGTGAGTATATCACATGAACCCACCTGATTACACAGCTACTCTACTCTAATGTCACCTGAAACTTTagtcactcattcattcaatcattttccaaactgcaaaCTCCTATCCTAGTATGCATGGGTGCTTGACATACACTACTcgcaaaaagttagggatattcggctttcgggtgaaatttcaggatgaacctaaaatgcattctaacctttacaggtgaacttaatgtgaccttctgtaaacttttgaatgcacatgtccaactgttcagtgtttcagtactttttgcacaagttgctgttctctaacaaggagtttaacggcaaaattcacatcaggtgtttgatgctccagctcatcgaggtcgtatcattagggaacggctgctggagactggggtacctcagatggagtggcctgcactttctccagacctgaatcccatagaaaacctatggaatcagctgagttgccgtgtagaggctcggagctctgtaccccagaacctcaatgtcctgagggccgtccttcaagaagagtgggatgccatgcctcagcagacaataagtcgacttgtgaacagcatgagacgttgttgtcaagctgtaattgatgctcaagggcacatgacaagttattgacactgacattttttgttgtggtatatccaccactgttgttggcttttgtttcaagaaattgtttgagatgaggaaatcaccagtgtatgcttctacttaaatgccctactttcatgatataatatcactgtagcatgaacattttacattttccataaatttcacccaaaagccaaatatccctaactttttgtgagtagtgtatatttcaAAATAAGCATGTTCTCCAAATGATTGAGAGTTCGATGTTaaacatctgtgtttttttttttgtttttttttgccatactGAACTATTTTGTTTGTAATCAACTCTGTAATCAAATCAGCTTAATTTATGGAACATATTAGTTGCCagtaataatttattattgCTAACTCAGTCTCTCTAGTTAAGGCCTAGTAACATGGGTTACATGAGGAATAAAAATCAGCATTAATGCCAGATCAGAATCAAGCAGAGGCCTTTAGAGAGCAGAGAGCCAGCGCCTTCAAAAGCATAATTTCTGCTCAAAGGAGTGGCTCCATCCTGTCAATGCAATTCTGAGATGGACAAACATCTTTGGTACTTTGCACCCCAGTAGCTTGCCTGAG contains these protein-coding regions:
- the LOC115375273 gene encoding proenkephalin-A-like, which translates into the protein MAAAVHASCVWMLVLGACVSLAVGTDCEKECALCVYRLLGQQSGLSSLTCSLECQGGLDTRKLRLCRDILLDEENLISLDDIPTGQQQEQEVAGGVATNEEEATSPEHQLAKKYGGFMKRYGGFMSRRSSSSPPQGALEDSGNQEEEENVRLEILKILNAEAEHGGSQGGEAVKRYGGFMRRAGGEAEGDLLEAVLGRGLKKRYGGFMRRVGRPEWLVDDSKSGGVLKRAWEDGSELQKRYGGFMD